The following proteins are encoded in a genomic region of Bernardetia sp. MNP-M8:
- a CDS encoding SpoIIE family protein phosphatase: MKNSISNTKGYILGGFLFGLLFPFFSWILDGLFFNGMTLGWNMVVRLHINNPIHFVIDSVPLILASSFGTIGFYIDRLKENSLLHHTNIDKYNKDNKAIIRRMRIANSIFPILISTMLITSFLLLQNFSSKEQNALYLIKIGNNQRIISQNILYNAIKIPITEADEKTKHTNSLRLAIKNLKEGHQNFIQQFELVGANQKNQNLFDSLKRSYQNVITNGNKLLIPFPIKNLDSLNLTNNTTKTIKQVEKNQEEFSILMKSIITNYEKRVDNKNENFKTIQFALVVVIILFISSLAVFVLKPTVDRVKQAFFDVEEANAKFLEKNENLLATQEQIEQKQNLLSQAEKMAKMGSFIWDLKEKTIQHSDNLPYIYRLEEGNVITPNVFKENVAPDDFEVSQNQLSEAISTHTKEFFTEYRARPAYLADMVEWKHYRAFIMINYDDKDEAHQVVGTVQDITEEIKQNQRVKSLFENAEKNKEHLEEAQQLAKIASYDIDILSKSINWSDSFANIFYIDKQDTPSSLADFRKWIDPQDLVRVTNKWAEVVESKNKFNEIYKINTPSNHVLYIKEKGYPSFDKEGNLIGQRGTLQDVTKSEIARINIEQKSKQIKNQHDNFVSSVNYAQRIQSALLGGTNEIQNIFKDSFIFFVPKDIVSGDFYWYAEVDNRKIVVVADCTGHGVPGAFMSLLGTMVLNEIVEYRKITTPSLILEGLQIQITDILKQKTTKNRDGMDVSVAVVDKEKGTLEFAGAKNPLVYIHKERKEGDEKSNMTVIKADPVSIGGRSKKVESNTYTNHIIDLNEVEAFYLYSDGYQDQFGGENGRKFMSKQFRSLLYDTYNSSMSQQRRALKNNLRDWIGRHQKQIDDICIIGIKI; the protein is encoded by the coding sequence TTGAAGAATAGCATCTCAAACACAAAGGGTTATATACTTGGAGGTTTTTTATTTGGACTTCTTTTTCCTTTTTTTTCTTGGATTTTAGATGGGTTATTTTTTAATGGAATGACTTTAGGTTGGAATATGGTGGTTCGTCTTCATATAAATAATCCTATACATTTTGTCATAGATTCTGTTCCTTTGATTTTAGCAAGTTCCTTTGGTACAATTGGTTTTTATATTGATAGATTGAAAGAAAATAGTTTGTTGCATCATACCAATATTGATAAATACAATAAAGATAACAAAGCTATTATAAGAAGAATGCGAATTGCAAATAGCATTTTTCCTATCCTAATTTCTACAATGCTGATAACATCCTTTTTGCTATTACAAAACTTTTCAAGTAAAGAGCAAAATGCCCTCTATTTAATTAAAATTGGAAATAATCAGCGTATAATTAGTCAAAACATACTCTATAATGCTATTAAAATTCCCATTACAGAAGCTGATGAAAAAACAAAACATACCAATTCGCTACGTCTTGCAATAAAAAATTTGAAAGAAGGACACCAAAATTTCATACAACAATTTGAACTAGTAGGAGCAAATCAAAAAAATCAAAATTTATTTGATTCCTTAAAAAGAAGCTATCAAAATGTAATTACGAATGGCAATAAACTTTTGATTCCGTTTCCAATCAAAAACCTTGATTCTTTAAACCTTACAAATAATACTACAAAAACAATAAAGCAAGTAGAAAAAAATCAAGAGGAGTTTTCCATTCTTATGAAATCTATTATTACTAACTATGAAAAAAGAGTAGATAATAAAAACGAAAATTTTAAAACCATACAGTTTGCCTTAGTAGTAGTGATTATTTTATTTATATCTAGTTTAGCTGTTTTTGTACTCAAGCCAACCGTAGATAGAGTAAAACAAGCCTTCTTTGATGTTGAAGAAGCTAATGCTAAATTTTTAGAGAAAAATGAAAACTTATTAGCCACCCAAGAGCAAATAGAACAAAAACAAAATTTACTTTCCCAAGCCGAAAAAATGGCAAAAATGGGTAGTTTTATTTGGGATTTGAAGGAAAAAACAATCCAACACTCAGATAATTTACCTTATATATATAGATTAGAAGAAGGAAATGTAATTACTCCTAATGTCTTTAAAGAAAATGTAGCTCCTGATGATTTTGAGGTCAGTCAAAATCAACTTTCTGAAGCTATATCTACACACACAAAAGAGTTTTTTACAGAATATAGAGCAAGACCTGCCTATCTTGCTGATATGGTAGAGTGGAAACATTATCGTGCTTTTATTATGATTAACTATGATGATAAGGATGAAGCTCATCAAGTTGTCGGTACAGTTCAAGACATTACTGAAGAAATAAAGCAAAATCAGAGAGTAAAATCCCTTTTTGAGAATGCTGAAAAAAATAAAGAGCATTTGGAAGAAGCACAACAACTCGCTAAAATAGCAAGCTATGATATAGATATACTATCCAAAAGTATAAATTGGTCAGATAGTTTTGCAAATATTTTTTATATAGACAAACAAGACACTCCTAGTTCTCTAGCTGATTTTAGAAAATGGATAGACCCTCAAGACTTGGTGAGAGTAACTAATAAATGGGCAGAAGTGGTAGAATCAAAAAATAAATTTAATGAAATATATAAAATAAATACTCCTTCCAACCATGTACTTTACATAAAAGAAAAAGGGTATCCTTCTTTTGATAAAGAGGGAAATTTGATAGGGCAACGTGGAACACTACAAGATGTTACTAAGTCTGAAATAGCTAGAATTAATATTGAACAGAAATCAAAGCAAATAAAAAATCAGCATGACAACTTTGTATCAAGTGTTAATTATGCTCAACGTATTCAGTCTGCTTTACTTGGAGGAACGAACGAAATACAGAATATCTTCAAAGATTCTTTCATCTTTTTTGTACCAAAAGACATCGTTTCAGGAGATTTTTATTGGTATGCAGAAGTAGATAATCGTAAAATTGTTGTAGTAGCTGACTGTACAGGGCATGGCGTACCAGGTGCTTTTATGTCTTTATTAGGAACAATGGTTTTGAATGAAATTGTCGAATATCGTAAAATAACTACTCCAAGTCTTATTTTAGAAGGATTACAAATACAGATTACAGATATATTAAAACAAAAAACAACTAAGAATAGAGATGGAATGGATGTCTCTGTTGCTGTTGTTGATAAGGAAAAAGGGACATTAGAATTTGCTGGAGCAAAAAATCCTCTTGTTTATATACACAAAGAACGAAAAGAAGGAGACGAAAAATCTAATATGACGGTTATCAAAGCAGATCCAGTGTCTATAGGAGGAAGAAGTAAAAAAGTAGAATCAAATACATATACCAATCATATCATTGATTTAAATGAAGTAGAAGCATTTTATTTGTATTCTGATGGTTATCAAGATCAATTTGGGGGAGAGAACGGACGAAAATTTATGTCCAAACAATTTAGAAGTCTTCTTTATGATACCTATAACTCTTCTATGTCTCAACAACGTAGAGCATTAAAAAATAACTTGAGAGATTGGATAGGAAGACATCAAAAGCAAATTGATGATATTTGTATAATCGGAATTAAAATTTAA